gtgttcactcaaatcgaataaacaaagacattatagttcctagaatactgaagatgactccggttatgagatacagacaaccaagttctttatgattgcagtacaccaccaccccactggactgcttaagacagctaaaagtgttggatttcaatatcctactacattaagattattccacatcggttatgttctaggcgtaatatatggattcttgttctcactcatcttaacagcgagagaaaactactactcagatgctagtctaatcagtagcatcgtacttggagttatcatctctgagacaggattatttatcagctttttctggggagtatatactacgagttggactactggtttagatcttgaaggtctttgtttaccggatccaagttctcttgtgcttttcatgaccatcatgttaagtgcattagcagagcatagttaagatgataactattgtggaatatagaaccaattgaacaccatgtattaatataacaaagataatcagggtaattggtatccttcttggcataacgttgtgtagttatatgaagcgtacattccttaatattggaacaatagattatggttaggtagtggaacaaggagagcgtctgttgtacatcaactagatactgctaataccactgtagaggtatagtatataatccagtaaaatgtaaacggcggctgtattatgacggtccaaaggtagtaaatccttgtcgggtaattat
This DNA window, taken from Besnoitia besnoiti strain Bb-Ger1 chromosome Unknown contig00086, whole genome shotgun sequence, encodes the following:
- a CDS encoding uncharacterized protein (encoded by transcript BESB_081180), giving the protein MDIINPCVIYGFLFSLILTARENYYSDASLISSIVLGVIISETGLFISFFWGVYTTSWTTGLDLEGLCLPDPSSLVLFMTIMLSALAEHS